A genomic segment from Paramixta manurensis encodes:
- a CDS encoding C45 family autoproteolytic acyltransferase/hydolase, whose product MTQPFPLIEISGSPFVRGQQYGEQARTRIHASVAIYGDQLDDLQISAPQRHQLIDGFSALIRDFDADYLEEMRGIAEGANVPLEAIVMINARTEVIAQARRLQDYATPHDNQIKDGCSGAVILPARSAHGKLIHGQNWDWRAECAESSVVVRIRRDNGPDVLTFVEAGGLARSGMNSTGIAITANYLRCERDYTQRGVPLSLIRRKALEQQHMALAMRVVATTPKSCSNNMILSTKEGFAIDFECAPDECFTLYPQEGLLVHANHWESLAARCKVREEGIEASPDSLYRSWRVSQLLAKTALPDEETMKQAFFDDFGAPYSVCRPPRPGFSSDLSATVAMIVMTPADGVMDVAPLPAINKTFTRYSLD is encoded by the coding sequence ATGACGCAACCGTTCCCCCTGATTGAGATTAGCGGCTCGCCTTTTGTGCGCGGTCAGCAATACGGCGAGCAGGCGCGAACACGCATTCACGCCAGCGTTGCAATCTATGGCGATCAGTTGGATGACCTGCAGATCAGCGCGCCGCAACGCCACCAGTTAATTGATGGATTTAGCGCGCTCATCCGCGACTTTGATGCCGATTACCTGGAAGAAATGCGCGGTATTGCCGAAGGCGCCAATGTTCCGCTGGAAGCGATTGTAATGATTAACGCCCGCACGGAAGTGATCGCGCAGGCGCGTCGCTTGCAGGATTACGCCACTCCGCATGACAACCAGATTAAAGATGGCTGTAGCGGCGCGGTCATTTTGCCCGCCCGTAGCGCACACGGGAAACTGATTCACGGGCAAAACTGGGATTGGCGCGCAGAGTGTGCGGAAAGCTCGGTGGTGGTGAGGATTCGCCGCGACAACGGGCCGGATGTCTTGACATTTGTTGAAGCCGGCGGGCTGGCGCGTAGCGGTATGAACAGCACAGGTATTGCCATCACCGCTAACTATCTACGCTGCGAGCGTGACTATACGCAGCGCGGTGTACCGCTGTCGCTAATTCGGCGTAAAGCGCTGGAGCAGCAGCATATGGCATTGGCGATGCGCGTGGTGGCTACCACGCCGAAGTCTTGCTCCAACAATATGATTTTAAGCACTAAAGAGGGCTTTGCTATCGATTTCGAATGCGCGCCGGACGAGTGTTTTACCCTCTATCCGCAGGAGGGGTTGCTGGTACATGCCAATCATTGGGAGAGCCTGGCGGCGCGCTGCAAAGTACGTGAAGAAGGTATCGAAGCCTCGCCGGATTCTCTCTATCGCAGTTGGCGCGTAAGCCAATTACTGGCGAAAACCGCGTTGCCGGATGAAGAGACGATGAAGCAAGCCTTTTTTGATGATTTTGGCGCGCCTTATTCCGTCTGTCGTCCGCCAAGACCGGGGTTTAGCAGCGATTTGTCGGCAACGGTAGCCATGATTGTGATGACGCCAGCGGATGGTGTGATGGATGTTGCGCCGCTTCCGGCGATCAACAAAACCTTTACGCGCTATTCGCTTGATTAA
- a CDS encoding ABC transporter substrate-binding protein encodes MKKRLTGVAIVAPLLLAQPLQAADNSVIHFALNQDIRSSQPGVNRDGNTDDVLMHVVEGLVGYREDGTVGPMLAAGWKVSDAGKTYTFTLRDGVKFHNGDPVTSNDVVWSWQHWTAPKTQWRCLREFDGSGLIHVTSVSAPDAKTVVMKLEKPVALFLDSLARTDCGAAAVISPKSVDANGKWIKPIGTGPFSFGTWKHGEYVSLMRFADYASLPGKPNGFVGGKKALVDEVRFMAVPDAATVKAGLSSGAIEVAQVSPIDASDLKKDANIGIEVAANAQRHGLLIQTNDPLLKNVKLRQAIASALDTQQIALGTSQGMATPSNSNISTASAFYTAVEKQGYRYDPTQTARLLKAAGYHGQTIEIIANKRSTVPSFDMAIIAQAMLQAAGINAKVTTMEWATQLERYQSGRYQMMAFTYSARFNPALAFEQIVGDKTKQTRKVWGDPQAIKLTDSLAYMDDKSQIQTTVDALHKQMIEQVPLIVFYPGLDIVAHRKNISGYKAWLAAAVRLWNVSKA; translated from the coding sequence ATGAAAAAAAGATTAACCGGCGTCGCGATTGTTGCCCCGTTATTACTGGCGCAGCCATTGCAGGCAGCCGACAACAGCGTTATTCATTTTGCGTTAAACCAGGATATTCGTAGCAGTCAACCCGGCGTCAACCGCGATGGCAATACTGATGATGTGCTAATGCATGTGGTGGAAGGATTGGTGGGCTACCGTGAGGATGGTACCGTCGGGCCGATGCTGGCAGCGGGCTGGAAAGTCTCCGATGCGGGCAAAACCTACACCTTTACGTTACGTGATGGGGTGAAATTTCATAATGGTGACCCTGTAACGTCTAACGATGTGGTCTGGAGCTGGCAGCATTGGACCGCTCCGAAAACGCAGTGGCGCTGTTTACGCGAGTTTGATGGCAGCGGCCTGATTCACGTTACCTCGGTGAGCGCGCCCGATGCTAAAACAGTGGTCATGAAGCTGGAAAAACCGGTAGCGCTATTCCTTGACTCGCTGGCACGGACCGACTGCGGTGCCGCTGCGGTTATCAGCCCGAAATCGGTGGATGCCAATGGTAAATGGATAAAGCCGATTGGCACCGGGCCGTTTAGCTTTGGCACATGGAAACACGGCGAATACGTCTCCTTAATGCGCTTTGCCGATTATGCGTCGCTGCCGGGTAAACCGAATGGCTTTGTCGGCGGTAAAAAGGCGCTGGTCGATGAGGTCCGTTTTATGGCGGTACCGGATGCCGCTACGGTGAAAGCCGGCCTCAGTTCAGGCGCTATTGAGGTGGCGCAGGTGAGCCCTATTGATGCCAGCGATCTAAAAAAAGATGCCAACATCGGTATTGAAGTCGCGGCCAATGCGCAACGCCACGGGCTGTTGATTCAGACCAACGATCCATTGCTAAAAAACGTCAAACTGCGGCAAGCCATCGCTTCCGCGTTAGATACACAGCAAATTGCGCTGGGTACCAGCCAAGGCATGGCGACGCCAAGCAATTCCAATATCTCGACCGCCTCGGCGTTTTACACCGCAGTGGAAAAACAGGGGTATCGCTACGATCCGACACAAACCGCCCGCTTGTTGAAAGCGGCGGGTTATCACGGGCAAACCATCGAAATCATCGCCAATAAGCGCTCAACCGTACCGAGCTTTGATATGGCGATTATCGCCCAGGCGATGTTACAGGCGGCGGGTATTAATGCCAAAGTCACCACCATGGAGTGGGCAACGCAACTGGAGCGTTATCAGTCCGGGCGCTACCAGATGATGGCCTTCACCTATTCAGCGCGCTTTAACCCGGCGCTGGCGTTTGAGCAAATTGTTGGCGATAAAACCAAGCAAACCCGCAAAGTCTGGGGCGATCCGCAGGCGATTAAGCTGACCGATAGCCTGGCGTATATGGATGATAAAAGCCAAATCCAAACCACGGTAGACGCACTGCATAAGCAGATGATTGAACAGGTTCCGCTGATTGTGTTCTATCCGGGGCTGGATATTGTCGCACACCGTAAAAACATTAGCGGCTATAAA